In one Candidatus Brocadiia bacterium genomic region, the following are encoded:
- the nuoB gene encoding NADH-quinone oxidoreductase subunit NuoB, producing the protein MGLVTNSRVKSPWVLHFDCGSCNGCDIEILACLTPLYDVERFGIVNIGNPKHADVLVVTGSANRRNSRVLKNLYDQMPGPKAVIAIGSCACTGGVFNECPNILGGVDKVIPVDVYIPGCAAKPEAIIDGVVLALNKIAGKAAAKEGATA; encoded by the coding sequence ATGGGTTTAGTAACCAATTCAAGAGTGAAATCACCCTGGGTGCTTCATTTCGACTGCGGCAGCTGCAACGGATGCGATATCGAGATTCTGGCCTGCCTGACTCCGCTTTACGACGTGGAGCGTTTCGGTATCGTCAATATCGGCAACCCCAAGCACGCCGATGTGCTGGTGGTCACCGGTTCGGCCAACCGCCGCAACTCCCGGGTGCTTAAGAATCTTTATGACCAGATGCCTGGGCCCAAGGCCGTTATCGCCATCGGTTCCTGCGCCTGCACCGGCGGCGTCTTCAACGAATGCCCCAATATCCTGGGCGGGGTGGACAAGGTTATCCCGGTCGACGTTTATATCCCGGGCTGCGCCGCCAAACCCGAAGCTATCATTGACGGAGTAGTTCTGGCATTGAATAAAATAGCCGGAAAAGCGGCTGCTAAAGAAGGAGCAACGGCATGA
- a CDS encoding FAD-dependent oxidoreductase — MSNTKFVGIIKGTNEINVTKSDLIPTIQKLSAKSLRFTTASAVEHPDKMEIIYHFADDSYKLTNVRLSFKKGEEVPSISSIYLAAVLIENEIHDIFNVEFTGLALDYHQKFLLTEDSPQKPLVKTYSEIMKMAPRKRGRCHDACPAGINVPRYVRQIAEGKYKEALETVYRRNPLPAICGRVCFAPCEINCRQSLKGEPVMIRMLKRFITDKIGLGVPKSNAPKTGKKIAVIGAGPAGLVAGYYLGRKGHSVTIFDSLPRAGGMMIAGIPEYRLPRDIMDKEIDIIKQQGVEIKLNTKVESVESLLKEGYNAVLVATGAHKNMEMGVAGENCQGVHNCVTFLRDVNLGKKVSLGNKVLIVGGGNSAIDAARVARRTGSKDVTMLYRRTQKEMPASEKEIHEALEEGIKIENLCAPTKIENKNGKVAVTCIRMKLGALDSSGRPRPEPIPGSDFVIDADAIVSSIGQSAELPPNMGVALNKKGKIDEIKIKGVFAAGDIVTGPASVVEAVKTGREAASQIDKYLGGDGMMAAEEKVEGDEFVTRINPGATAKESKQCQNPCMDAGKRTDGFKEVELGLDEKAAREEANRCWGCDWTEF; from the coding sequence ATGAGCAACACTAAATTCGTAGGAATCATCAAGGGCACCAATGAAATCAACGTCACCAAATCAGACCTGATTCCGACCATCCAGAAACTGTCCGCCAAGAGTCTGCGCTTTACCACGGCTTCCGCGGTGGAGCATCCGGACAAGATGGAAATCATCTACCACTTTGCCGACGATAGCTACAAGCTGACCAATGTCCGCCTGAGCTTTAAGAAAGGCGAAGAGGTGCCTTCGATTTCATCCATCTACCTGGCCGCGGTACTGATCGAGAACGAAATCCACGATATCTTCAACGTGGAATTCACCGGGCTGGCCCTGGATTACCACCAGAAATTTCTTCTGACCGAGGATTCCCCTCAGAAACCGTTGGTCAAGACCTACAGCGAGATAATGAAGATGGCGCCCCGGAAAAGGGGCCGTTGCCACGACGCCTGCCCGGCCGGAATAAACGTGCCGCGCTACGTCCGCCAGATAGCCGAAGGCAAATACAAGGAAGCCCTGGAAACGGTCTATCGCCGCAACCCGCTGCCGGCCATCTGCGGCCGGGTCTGCTTTGCCCCCTGCGAAATCAACTGCCGCCAGAGCCTTAAAGGCGAGCCGGTTATGATCCGGATGCTTAAGCGGTTTATCACCGATAAAATAGGGCTGGGCGTTCCCAAATCCAACGCACCCAAGACCGGCAAGAAAATCGCCGTTATCGGCGCCGGCCCTGCCGGATTAGTGGCCGGTTACTACCTGGGGCGCAAAGGACACTCCGTGACCATATTCGATTCACTGCCCAGAGCCGGCGGTATGATGATCGCCGGTATTCCCGAGTATCGTCTGCCCCGTGATATCATGGACAAGGAAATAGATATCATCAAGCAGCAGGGCGTTGAAATAAAGCTTAATACCAAGGTTGAAAGCGTCGAGAGCCTGTTGAAGGAAGGCTACAACGCTGTGCTGGTGGCCACCGGCGCCCATAAGAACATGGAAATGGGCGTGGCCGGAGAGAACTGCCAGGGCGTGCATAACTGCGTCACCTTCCTGCGCGACGTCAACCTGGGTAAGAAGGTCAGCCTGGGCAACAAGGTGCTCATCGTAGGCGGCGGCAATTCAGCCATCGACGCGGCCCGGGTGGCCCGCCGGACCGGCAGCAAAGATGTGACCATGCTTTACCGCCGGACCCAGAAGGAAATGCCCGCATCGGAGAAGGAGATACACGAGGCGCTGGAGGAAGGCATCAAGATAGAAAACCTGTGCGCCCCGACCAAGATAGAAAACAAGAACGGCAAGGTGGCCGTGACCTGCATCCGGATGAAACTGGGCGCGCTGGATTCCAGCGGTCGGCCCAGGCCCGAACCCATACCGGGCAGTGATTTCGTCATCGACGCGGACGCCATTGTTTCTTCCATCGGCCAGTCCGCCGAACTGCCGCCCAACATGGGCGTGGCCCTTAATAAGAAGGGCAAGATAGATGAAATCAAGATAAAGGGCGTGTTCGCGGCCGGCGATATCGTTACCGGGCCGGCTTCGGTGGTCGAAGCCGTCAAGACCGGGCGCGAAGCCGCTTCTCAGATAGATAAGTACTTGGGCGGCGACGGTATGATGGCCGCCGAGGAAAAAGTCGAGGGCGACGAGTTCGTCACCCGGATAAATCCAGGAGCTACGGCCAAGGAAAGCAAGCAGTGCCAGAATCCTTGCATGGACGCCGGTAAACGGACCGACGGTTTCAAGGAGGTCGAGCTGGGCTTGGATGAAAAGGCCGCCCGCGAAGAAGCCAACCGCTGCTGGGGCTGTGATTGGACAGAGTTCTAG
- a CDS encoding nickel-dependent hydrogenase large subunit yields MHKTVIPFGPQHPVLPEPLQLKIVCEGEKVVEAIPQIGYIHRGIEKGGELKDFQQTVHLIERTCGICSFIHAMTYCQGVEDLLGIEATPRAKYLRTAWAEMSRVHSHLLWLGLLADAIGFESLFMQMWRIREKVLDLLEMTTGNRVIQSACVVGGVRRDIDAQMAARIKVELAKVKEDLDELLPVLLTDYTLKVRTVGKGVLTKDQASLLGAVGPTGRASGRNHDLRTLKYAAYGDMDFEPILETEGDSYARALVRTKEIYQSIGMINRALDKAPAGEIRVHPQSWPNGEAISRVEQPRGEVFYYIKGNGTRYLERLKIRTPTFANIPTLLVMLPGCEIADLAVIVLSIDPCISCTER; encoded by the coding sequence ATGCATAAGACAGTAATTCCGTTTGGTCCGCAGCACCCGGTCCTGCCCGAACCTCTTCAGCTTAAGATAGTATGCGAGGGCGAGAAGGTAGTTGAGGCAATTCCCCAGATAGGTTATATCCACCGCGGCATCGAAAAGGGCGGCGAGCTGAAAGATTTCCAGCAGACCGTTCACCTGATCGAGCGCACCTGCGGTATTTGCAGTTTCATCCACGCCATGACATATTGTCAGGGAGTTGAGGACCTGCTTGGAATAGAAGCCACCCCGCGGGCCAAGTACCTGCGTACCGCCTGGGCTGAGATGTCCAGGGTGCACAGCCACCTGCTTTGGTTGGGCCTGCTGGCCGACGCCATCGGGTTCGAGTCATTATTCATGCAGATGTGGCGTATCCGTGAAAAGGTGCTCGACCTGCTGGAAATGACCACCGGTAACCGGGTCATCCAGTCCGCCTGCGTCGTCGGCGGCGTGCGCCGCGATATCGACGCCCAGATGGCCGCCCGGATAAAGGTTGAGTTGGCCAAGGTCAAGGAAGACCTGGATGAACTCTTGCCGGTGCTCCTGACCGATTATACCTTGAAAGTAAGAACCGTGGGCAAAGGCGTGCTGACCAAGGATCAGGCCTCTTTACTGGGCGCGGTCGGACCGACCGGCCGGGCCAGCGGACGCAACCACGACCTGCGCACGCTCAAGTACGCCGCTTACGGCGATATGGATTTTGAACCCATTCTGGAAACCGAGGGCGACAGCTACGCTCGCGCTTTAGTCCGAACTAAGGAAATATATCAGTCCATCGGCATGATTAACCGGGCGCTGGACAAGGCGCCGGCCGGCGAAATCAGGGTCCATCCCCAGTCCTGGCCCAACGGCGAGGCTATCTCCCGGGTGGAACAGCCCCGCGGCGAGGTGTTCTATTATATCAAGGGCAACGGCACCCGCTACCTGGAACGGCTGAAAATCAGGACGCCCACTTTTGCCAATATCCCGACACTGCTGGTTATGCTGCCCGGCTGCGAAATAGCCGACCTGGCTGTGATCGTGTTGTCCATAGACCCGTGCATTTCCTGTACGGAAAGGTAA
- a CDS encoding 4Fe-4S binding protein, whose amino-acid sequence MSKMLSRVIKNLFSKPATRKYPFEVRPPLDGSRGKLTFDQAKCDQCGDCQRVCPAGAIEVNEKEKKLSYDPFRCIYCWVCAESCLQGAIKTEGQHHAPAYTKEKETHKSDKKN is encoded by the coding sequence ATGAGCAAAATGCTTAGCAGGGTTATCAAGAATCTGTTTTCCAAACCGGCCACCCGGAAGTATCCTTTTGAAGTGCGTCCGCCGCTGGACGGCTCGCGCGGCAAACTGACCTTTGACCAGGCCAAGTGCGACCAGTGCGGCGACTGCCAGCGGGTATGCCCGGCCGGGGCTATCGAGGTTAACGAAAAGGAAAAGAAGCTCTCCTACGACCCGTTCCGCTGCATTTATTGTTGGGTTTGCGCCGAAAGCTGCCTCCAGGGTGCTATCAAGACCGAAGGCCAGCACCACGCGCCGGCTTACACCAAGGAAAAAGAGACTCATAAATCTGACAAGAAGAATTAG
- a CDS encoding HgcAB-associated protein has protein sequence MAKKGKSKSECVCADGDTGQCCMESMVTVDERGQMVLPKTLRDKAGIRAGDKLTLIGWQKGGKVCCISMIKSDNFAQVLKNMLGPMMKEMITK, from the coding sequence ATGGCTAAAAAAGGAAAGTCGAAATCCGAGTGTGTATGCGCCGATGGGGATACCGGCCAATGCTGCATGGAGTCTATGGTTACGGTGGACGAGCGCGGACAGATGGTCCTGCCCAAAACCCTGCGCGACAAGGCCGGCATCCGGGCCGGCGACAAGCTGACGCTGATCGGCTGGCAAAAAGGCGGCAAGGTCTGCTGTATCTCCATGATTAAGTCTGACAACTTTGCCCAGGTGCTCAAGAATATGCTCGGTCCGATGATGAAAGAGATGATAACCAAGTAG